In Verrucomicrobiota bacterium, the DNA window TCTCCACCGCATGAAGGTTGGAACAAGGCATTGGGGCGGTGAGTTCGTTTGAAGGACCGGCCGGGCTCGAGGCGAAATCACCTCTTTTGATCTCCATGCATCCGATTTCCGTCCGGCTTCGTTAAGGGTGTAGTAACAGGCCGCCTTTCAGGGCGGGCTCCGTTGTTTGATGCCGAACCATGACCTTGAACTCAACCCTGTCGAATCCCATGAAACATTTCCCACCTCCCTCGCCGTCGCGGCTGCTCGCCGCGTGTTGCACGCTGTCCGCGGCCTCCTTGTTCGCCTCCAGTCACCGCGAAGCGCCCGGGATCACCTCCACACCGAAACTGGATTGCTCCGACTTCTATTTCTTCAACAGTTACGAGTCCGGACGCGCGGACTATGTCACGGCGATCGCGAATTACATCCCGCTTCAAGACGCCTATGGCGGCCCCAACTACTTTTCTCCCGCAACTACGTTCGAGGGGCGCTACGAAATTCATTTCGATAACACCGCCGATGCGCGTGAGGATCTCACGTTTCAATTCCGGTTCACTCGCACGACCAAGGACATCGCCCTTCCCATCGGTCCGTCCGGCAGCCAAAAGCAAACGGCTGTTCCCTTGATCACCGTGGGACCCCTTTCCGCGGGCAACACGGCGAGTTTGAATGTGGAGGAATCCTTTGCCATCGACCTCATTACGGGGGACCGCCGCACGGGCGCCATCACCGTCATTTCGAACGCCGTCACCGGCGCCGCTGCCCTTCACCGATGGCGCCTTGGTGAACGCCACCATGTTCAGCGACAAGTTCCCTTACCTCCAGCCGCCTTTGGGGGGGGCACCCAACGATCAGACCCTGAACATTATCCTTCAATCGGCGGCCCGGGTGGAGGGGCCGTATCGTCCGACCTCGGCCTCGTTCGACACGGCTTCGAAGGCACTGAGCGCCTCCGCTCCCGATGCGGGCGCTGGTTTCTTCCGGCTCCTGTCGGACGGACGGGTGAAGTTTGATTCCATCCGCGTGGTGGAGGGTGTCATCAATCTCGGAATCGGATCCGAATAGTCCTTCCACGGCAAGCTGCGCTCACGCTTGTATTGCGAACCTGGAATCGATCATGAAACGTTTCCACCCACTTGGAGCCGCGGGGCTTCGGTTCCGCGGCGCGGTTCGAACCGCGTTCCTCGCGGGTTGCGTTTGGCACCTGATGATCCCGGGTTGGGCGGAACAAACGAGCTCACTTCCGTTCATCCCGAAGGAGGACTCCGTTGTTCTGGCACACCGGCCGCCCCGGTTGGTTCCATCACAGGAGGTGGAGCTGGAACAAGCACGCAAGGCCTTTCGAGAACAACCGGACGATTCCGCCAAGGCCCTGGCCCTCGCGGCGGTCTTGATGCAGAAAGGCCGGACCTGGGCGATCCGCGATTTGTCGGCCAAGCCCAGGCTGTATTGCATCCCTGGTTGTCGCAGGCTGCTCCTTCGCCGGAAATGCTCCTCTTCCGCGCGGACGTCTCCCAATTCCTGCACGATTTCGAATCGGCGCTGAAGGACTTGGACGCGGTGTTGCGAACCCATCCGCGCCGCGCCCAGGCCTGGCTGATGCGTGCCAATATCCTGCAAGTGCAGGGTCAATACGCGGAGGCCCGGGCGGCCGCCGTCCGACTCGTGACCGTTGCGCCCCAGTTGATTTCGGTGGGATGCGCATCCGGACTGGCGGCGGTGACGGGCTCGGCTCGTCAAGGCTATGCGGTCTTGGAGGAGACCTTGACACGATCCAGCCTGGCGCCGGCGAGTGAACGACGCTGGGCCCACACGATCCTGGCCGAAACCGCCGCGTCCTTGGAACAAACCTTCGACGCGGAGCGACACTTCAGAGCGGCACTCGAACTCGAGCCTCAACATGCCTACACCCTGGCCGCGTACGCCGACTTCCTGATGGATCAGGATCGTCCGATGGATGTGGTTCGATCGCTGCGGGGAAAAGACGGGCCCGAGTCCGTGTTGCTCCGGCTTGCCTGGGCTGAACGGACGATATCGCCTCAGGGCGGAAGCTGGCGCGAGCTTGCTGCAAGATTGCGCGGCCGGTTGGAGAGCACGGACAGCCGGGGCGAACCTTTGCATCGGCGGGAGTACGCGATGTTGCTGCTTCGTGTCCTGGGTCAACCGCGCTTGGCCCTTTCAGAAGCGAAGCTCAACTGGGAAACTCAAAAAGAACTCGCCGACGCCCGGATCCTGCTGGAGGCCGCGGCCGCCTTGGGGGACTCGGAATCCGCCCGACCGGTGCTGAACTGGATGACGGCGACCCGGATCGAAGATGTCCGACTCCACTCCCTGGCTCGCCGGCATGGGAGCGCGACACTCTGACTCTGGTGGAGGAATGCGATGACTCTATATTTCAAGCCACGAGGCGGACGGCGGTTTTTGGGAGCAGGGTTGTTGCGAGGGTGTGGATGGCGGTCTGGGACAGGCCGGACCTCGCCGTGGACCCTTGGGAAATGCATGCCGCGGTTTGGTTTTCTACTTGTATGGTTGTGCTGCGGATCATTTTCGGCCGGAGCCCATACCGCGAGTGATAGTTTTTTGGAATTGCGCCATGCTGGATCTGAATTGCAAGGGCGGTGGGATTTGCCGCTGCGGGATCTGGAATTGGCCTTGGGCCTGGACCTCAATCAGGATGGCGTTATTACGTGGGGCGAACTCAAAGCCCGGGCTGGGGCGGTTACCACCTACGCGCTGGCACGGCTGAGCATGGACGCGGGTGAGGTCACGCTCGCACCCGAGCCGGAGGATCTGATGGTCTCGTCGCGCATGGGGACTTCCTATGCGGTCGTGCGATTTCGATGCCGAGGCGTGCCGGAAGGTGAATCGCTCAAAGTGCGGTATGGACTCTTTTTCGACCTCGACCGGCAGCATCACGGTTTTCTGACCTATCATCGGAGTTCGGGTGAGGTCGAGACCGCGGAATTCAGTCCTGCTCGCGCCGCCCATGAGTTGTCGTCAGCTCCGACTTCCGCCAGCGCGGTCGTTTCGCGGTTTTGCGCGGAAGGAATTCGTCACATTTGGGTGGGATACGATCATATTTTGTTTCTGGGCGCTTTGCTGCTTTCGGGAGTGTTGTTGCGGGGGGAGCGTGGCGGGGTGGTGGGAGTCACCCGTGGGCGCGAATCCCTTTGGAGTGTGCTCAAGGTGGTGACGGCGTTCACGCTGGCTCATTCCATCACCCTGAGTTTGGCGGCCCTGGGTTGGGTAGTTTTTCCTCCCCGCTTGGTGGAGATCGCGATCGCGGCCTCGGTGGTGGTGGCTGCGGCCAACAATGTGGCGGGTTGGATGCCAGCCCGAGGCTGGCTCATCGCCTTCGCGTTTGGATTGATCCATGGTTTCGGATTTGCGTCGGTGTTGTCTGAATTGGGATTGCCGCGGGGATCCATGGCGCTGGCCCTGGCCTCATTCAATGTGGGAGTTGAATTGGGCCAGGCCGCCATCGCCGCCGTCTTTTTGCTCCTGGCTCTGGCCTTCAAGCAGTCCTGGTTTTTCCAGCCCGCCGCCATGCGCTACGGTTCGGTGGTCATCGCCTTGTTTGGAATAACCTGGATGGCGGAACGGATTTGCGATCGTTCCTTTCTGCCGTTCTAGCCGGAAATGCTTGCCCGTTCCGCGATTGGGAATGTCCAAGCTGACCCGCCGGGCGCCAGCGTGAGGAGATCGCCGCGGGCGGTTTGAGAAGGGGGAAACGCCATGAACGTTGCGCTCCGACAACGTGCGGATGGGCCGGTCTGGCGGCAGCCGAGAAATCCGGACTGGCCAGTCCGCCGCAGATCTGTCATCGACGCCTTTCATGAGCCCGGATTCAGTGGATCCCCAAACCCAGGCCCCGGCACCGGGGACAACCCTGCAGACAGCGCTGTCTTGGGAAGAGGTGTTGCGAAATCGACGTTCCCGACGATTCTGCCTCGGCATGTCGATGGAAGGCGGGCCGCTGGCGTATCGCAGCATGTATCCACCGAGGCCCCTGACCGAAATGGAAACAGGCGCCCTGGCATTTGCCGCCTGCGGCATCACCGGTCACGCGTTGATCGATCTTCGTTTTGACGCCGGGCATGGCGGGAACATTGTTGCGGGCGCCCTTGGACGCACGATTGCGAGCGGCGACGCCATTCATACTTCGGGGCTCGCCGTGATCGACGACCAGGCGACATGGTATGTGAAACGGCCCCAGGATTTGGCTCCGGACGCTGTCCGCAAGGCCATCGAACTCGGACGCCGCGGAGATCACGCGGGTTTCTTCACGCTTGCGAGAGTGAAGCTGCGCGATGGTCGGGCGGCTCCCCGGCTGGACCCGATTTACAACATTCGGGTGAATCAGTGGTCACTCTACCGGCCTGGCACGACCCATTTTCCTGCCCTTGAGCGAGTTGTCGTTTCTCTACATCAACGGCTTGTTGGAGATTCTCAACGAAGATACCGGGGCGTTCATCGTGGACGAGCGAGCCTTGTTTCGACCGGCTGGACTGGCCGCCTTTGGGCGCAGCCGAGGGGGGCATCTCGAGGATGATCCGCGTCTCGGCCGGACGGTCACGGTTCAGCGTGTTGAGTCCATGGTGGCCGAGTTCGCGGCGATCGAGCAGGGCATGATGTTGCAGAATCTCGGATTGATGGCGGAAGCGATGGGATTGGGTGGATTCCCCAATTTTGCCAATCACGAATATGCCTGGTTCGAGTCCTTGGGTTTTCGCATGAGTTCCATGAGGGCCTCGCGGTATCTGTCGATGCCGGGGTGGGTGGGAATGCTCTTGAGTTGGACGGGCCGCGACGTGCCGGTTCCTTTGCCGCTGGGGCTTCAGGTGGAAGAACACTGGCTCATGCGAGCGTAGTGTCCACCGATCTTTCCTTCGATGCGGGACGCGGTTTTGTCGGTGGTGGAAGCGAAGTTTGGTGCGAGCGGCGTGTTTCGCGATTCACTCTCCGGGCATGCGTGGAAGGACGTGCAGTTGCAAAAGGCGGTGCCGGGGCTTTCCGAGCGTGCGATTGAAGCGACCGTCGCCTATTGCGAATACGTGTGGAAGCGTTATGGACGTTTCCCGGCGACGCTGCCGCCTTTTCGCACCACCGTAGGATTCCAGGCCTGCCACCTGGACGCCGAATTCTACGACCGTTTTTATCGCCCGGAGGCCCTGAGCCCGGCTCATCGCGCCGATTTTGAGCGATGTCGCGGTGCTGGATCTTAAACCTGGAGACGGGAATTGATCCGCATCATCTTTCGGCAGGTCTTTGACACTCAAACTTTTGCGCATCTCGACGCTGCTCAACTGCCGTTTCCAGCCAAAAAACTCCGCCGGGCCGAGGTGCGGAGCGGTGAGTAACTTCACCATCAAGTCAGTCGGGAGGATGAAAGGACCAAGCCCTGCGGACCTACTTCATTCCCAACGCGGCCAGGTTTTCGAGACTCACGACGGCGATCAGGGTGCAGCCGTCTTCGGACCAATTCACACCATGCGCGGTGCCCGGTCCTGCCCGGTGGAAGTCTCCCGGTCGCAGGAGACGGTCCCCAACGTGTAAATCACCGGTCAGCATGTAAAGACTCTCTGGACCGGCGTGAGCATGCGCCGGAAAATGAGTGCCAGCTTCCAATCGCCCGAGGACCACGGCGTAACCGCGAGCCTGTTCAAGTGACAGCACCTTGATGAAGGCGCCCGGAACGGCCAGTGGACGCCATTCTCCCTGACCTGAAGGGAGATAATGGAATTCGAGTGAGGTGTCTGGCGTTGGCTCGATTTGGGTGTGAAGTGAAGGGGGACGTCCCGACAAGTTCTTCAGCAGACGAGCCTTGAATTCAGGGCGCGGCTCTCGAACCTGCGACTTGGCGAGACCCATGACCAACGCGGCTTCGCGGAAGGCGGCGGACTCACGCGCCCATTCCTGATCTCCAGCTTCGCGGAGTCGCCGGCACTCTTCGGCGTCGGCTGCATCCAACGCGCCGAGCGCGGCCAAGGCTGCCAGCTCCGATTTTCGTTCTAAGCTCATGGTGCTCATCGACTTCGGTTGGGGCGGTGAACTATCCCGTCCACGAAGTCCTCGAATACTATCATATAGAACCTGATTTCGCCCATCAAACTCTGCCTTCCAAGAAATCTCTCAACCGTGCCATGCCGCGGCGAATTCGCGCCTTGATCGTGCCGAGGGGTTCGCCGGTAGCGGCGGCAATCTCGGTTTGTGAGAGTCCGCGAAAAAAGGCCATTTCGATCGCCGCGAGTTGCTCCGGCGGCAACTCATCCAGCATTTTCCTGACCGTTAAAGCGCGTTCGGCCAGTTGCATCTCGCGGTCCGCCAGAGGGGTGGCGCCGGGTCCACGGACCTCGAACTCCGCGGTGGCTTCGCGCTTCGTTTTTTCCCTGCGCAGGGAGGACCTCAGGGAATCGATGGCCTTGTTGCGGGTGAGAGCCGCTGCCCAGGCGAGCGCACTGCCGTAGCGAGGATCATAAAGCCGCGCTTTGTCCCAGATCTGAAGCATCGCCTCCTGCAAGACATCCTCGGCGGCTGCTTCATCCCGAACGATCGACAACACAATACCCAAGAGAAACTTGGCGTTCCGATCGTAGAAGGACTCGAAAACCTGGAGATCACCCAATGCGATGCGGTGGAGCACTTCCGCATCCTGGTCCTTGGAGAATCCTAGGTTTTCTTTGGGCTCCATAGCATGACCTACGGAACTCGCGAGCGCGGCCTTCCCGAGCGCGGGTGGAGGTAAGCCTCTTGCCGCGTGCCCCGCCTCCCGTTTGAGGTCATGCGGGCAAGGGCAGATCGCCGAGCCGCGGAATCGCACGTCGATGACAGTCGATGAACAGTCAAGTTTTCCAAAAATTGGGTAAGTGTCCTGCCTGAAAAGCCCTGCCTCAGGCAGGTCCATCAGGCAAGTCCGGCGCCAAACCGCGCCGTCTACATCAACCAGGCCCGGCTCTGACAAGCTTGCGTCCCGGTCCAGCCCAATCCGTTCATTTTGCATGTTGTTGACTTCTGGAGCCGGACTGATCACACCCGCAGCGCGGGGTCCTATCCTCCGACTCGTGGCCGGAGCCCTATCCAACCAACGGTGCACGGGATCAATCGGACGCAGCGCGCGAAAAAAAGTTCGGGGAAGTCTCATTTTGGGGAGCGCGGCTGTGTCGAAGATCAGCTGCAGCGCGCGGACAGGTCGGAATTCTCCAGGTTTTTCAACGTGCTGCGGCGGGTCGAAGGACAACTCAGCCGCGCTCCGGGACAAAATGAGAACGACGGCGAAAGAAAGAGTGCTTCCTGACTGTCACCTCAATGCAACGGAATATCT includes these proteins:
- a CDS encoding HupE/UreJ family protein, producing the protein MTLYFKPRGGRRFLGAGLLRGCGWRSGTGRTSPWTLGKCMPRFGFLLVWLCCGSFSAGAHTASDSFLELRHAGSELQGRWDLPLRDLELALGLDLNQDGVITWGELKARAGAVTTYALARLSMDAGEVTLAPEPEDLMVSSRMGTSYAVVRFRCRGVPEGESLKVRYGLFFDLDRQHHGFLTYHRSSGEVETAEFSPARAAHELSSAPTSASAVVSRFCAEGIRHIWVGYDHILFLGALLLSGVLLRGERGGVVGVTRGRESLWSVLKVVTAFTLAHSITLSLAALGWVVFPPRLVEIAIAASVVVAAANNVAGWMPARGWLIAFAFGLIHGFGFASVLSELGLPRGSMALALASFNVGVELGQAAIAAVFLLLALAFKQSWFFQPAAMRYGSVVIALFGITWMAERICDRSFLPF
- a CDS encoding tetratricopeptide repeat protein — encoded protein: MLLFRADVSQFLHDFESALKDLDAVLRTHPRRAQAWLMRANILQVQGQYAEARAAAVRLVTVAPQLISVGCASGLAAVTGSARQGYAVLEETLTRSSLAPASERRWAHTILAETAASLEQTFDAERHFRAALELEPQHAYTLAAYADFLMDQDRPMDVVRSLRGKDGPESVLLRLAWAERTISPQGGSWRELAARLRGRLESTDSRGEPLHRREYAMLLLRVLGQPRLALSEAKLNWETQKELADARILLEAAAALGDSESARPVLNWMTATRIEDVRLHSLARRHGSATL
- a CDS encoding sigma-70 family RNA polymerase sigma factor, producing the protein MRLPRTFFRALRPIDPVHRWLDRAPATSRRIGPRAAGVISPAPEVNNMQNERIGLDRDASLSEPGLVDVDGAVWRRTCLMDLPEAGLFRQDTYPIFGKLDCSSTVIDVRFRGSAICPCPHDLKREAGHAARGLPPPALGKAALASSVGHAMEPKENLGFSKDQDAEVLHRIALGDLQVFESFYDRNAKFLLGIVLSIVRDEAAAEDVLQEAMLQIWDKARLYDPRYGSALAWAAALTRNKAIDSLRSSLRREKTKREATAEFEVRGPGATPLADREMQLAERALTVRKMLDELPPEQLAAIEMAFFRGLSQTEIAAATGEPLGTIKARIRRGMARLRDFLEGRV
- a CDS encoding DUF4331 domain-containing protein, translated to MKHFPPPSPSRLLAACCTLSAASLFASSHREAPGITSTPKLDCSDFYFFNSYESGRADYVTAIANYIPLQDAYGGPNYFSPATTFEGRYEIHFDNTADAREDLTFQFRFTRTTKDIALPIGPSGSQKQTAVPLITVGPLSAGNTASLNVEESFAIDLITGDRRTGAITVISNAVTGAAALHRWRLGERHHVQRQVPLPPAAFGGGTQRSDPEHYPSIGGPGGGAVSSDLGLVRHGFEGTERLRSRCGRWFLPAPVGRTGEV